From Camelina sativa cultivar DH55 chromosome 5, Cs, whole genome shotgun sequence:
GATCTTCCGGAGGACTTAGTAATAATCATAATGGCAAGACTGCCGCCGAAAAGTGTCGTTAGGTTCAAGTTGGTGTGTAGAGAATGGAATTTGCTCACGGAATCTGCATTCTTCCGCGATCTCTACCATAGCAACTTCAGTTCAACCTCTTCTTCTAATTGGTATATCTTTCACGGAGATCACGAATCCCCAAACTCTAGTTTGGAGGAGTTGAAACTCGATGAGTCATCATCGCATGGTGATTCTTCTTTTGCAAGCTTTTTGACtcgaaacaagaagaagatcaaagagatTAGGGTTGTGGCTTGCACTGATGGATTGGTTTTGCTGCGTCTCGAGGATGAGGAGGACATGATGGTACGTTACTACATTGGCAATCCCGTGCTACCACAATGGGTTCAACtccctcctccttctccttctccttatGTGCCAAACCCATTCCGATATGGTTTCAGCGATACGGGACTTGTGACGACGCGAATGCACAATGGTGCCCTCTTAGGTTACAAGGTGGTTCGATTACATAGCGAAGCACTCAAGTCCGGCTTTTCTCGAACATGGAGTTTTGAGATCTATTCATCCACTACGGGGGAATGGAGTGTCAAACAAGTTTCTTGTCCTGGGAACGGTGTTTCTATGCGCAGCATATCCAATCCCGTGTCTTTGAATGGGAAACTTCACTGGCCTGATGGCTCCCGCCGTATAATTGTCCATGATTTCTTCTCTCATGATGATCAAGTTCGAGCCGTATGCCTACCCACCAGGATGCAAGGCACTATGTGGGATATATATGAGACCCGATGCTATAAAGTTTTTTGCCCCTCTCCATGTGGTAAGATGATCTGCACCACCTCGCAAGGATATTTTGTGCTTGTTGATGTTGGATTGATAGAAGAGGTCGAGACCTATAACGTTAGGGTTTGGAGGCTCAAGTGTGACTCGTGGAACTGGGAAAAGGCATGGGAAATCAACATGGCATGTCTAGGGCTTGCCCGTAACTGTGTTCCAATGGCAATCAACTATTTTGATATCGACATCATCTACCTATGGGACTTAGACCGCAAATGTTTCCTCGCTTGTAATCTTCGGGCAAATACAAAATCTTACGGAGCTCGTAAAGATGGTGTCTACAAGGTGTTCACTGGTTTTTTTTTCGGAATTAAAGAGGATGGTGTCGTCTACGATGAAGATACTATATGCTTCGAGGCATCTCCGTGCCTTTTGCAATATGTACCGTCTTGGCAAGTTGTACCTACATATATAGGAAGTAGAAACCAAGGATGATATTGAatctaatttgatattattgGTTAATTAGAAGAGTTTGGGTAGTGCCGGAGTTTGATATTATTGGTTAAGACGTAGTAGCATGGTGCTTTTTATATTACGCTAGTTTATGTTCCATTCAGTTGTCTAGCTAATTTAGTAACATTTGTTTAGCCTACGCGAGAGACGATAGTGCCTTTAGCATCACGAAACACAATTACAATACGCATCATCGATTAAATTATTCCATCGCATTACAAAAcgaggtttatatatatatatatatatatatatatttgatgtaACATCTATAGTCTTTGTTGTAACACGATTTGGGATTACAAACATAGAGTTTCAGATTGTTAAATTTGTGATACAAAAACATTATGAAAGCTAACCAAAGTGGAATGTGATTAAGTGATTAACATTCGCGCAAGACCCATCATTTTATCCCCAATTCGATTTTGACTTTTGATCGCTCTTAAACTAAATGGGCTATTCAACTCAGGCCCATCAAACCACACAATCAGTCTCGGGTCTTGCCACACCCGTTAACCCGACTGGATctatttattattcttcttcgtttgaaaaagataaatttcATTGTTTCCCTCTTCTCTCCATTCTTGATTTCATCttaaagatagagagagaaacaacTCAAGAACAATTcaagaaagataagaaacatGGAAGAGTTCGAGAACCTCGCAAGTTATCTTCTCTCAACTCTCTCTTCTGATCCAGAGGTTCGTCGATCAGCTGAGAAACTCCTATCAGATGCTTCGGGTGTGCCTGGGTACGGCTTAAACCTTCTCCGGGTCATAGCTACTGAATCGCTCAACGAGCACGCCCGTCATGCTGGTtccattttcttcaaaaactaTCTCCGGTGGCTCGATGGGTTAGCATCACCGATCTCAGATTCTGATAAAGAGCAAGCCATGATCGCCATTGTATCTCTTATGGAGTCTCCTCTATCTTCTCGGATCAAGATACAGCTGAATGAAGCCGCCACAATTGTCATTGGCAACAGTGATTGCCTCAAATCGTGGCCAACGTTTATTCCCTGTCTCATCTCCCAAGTTCATAAGGCGGCAGAGGCCCAAGATTATGCATCCGTAAATGTATTTCTTGGCACCGCTGATTCGATTTTTAGAAGGTTTAGGCACGATGAGATGATGAACGAGGATGAGCTTCTTAGATTGAAGTATTGTCATGAAAAGTTTTATGATCAGCTTATTCAGTTGTTCAAGAAAACTAATTCATTGATTAAGACTTTGTCTTCCCCCACAGTGATAGTGGTGCTGATTGAATCCCTAAGATTGTGCTGCTGCGTTTTCTTCTCGTTCAACTTTAGGGTTTTGCCAGCGGTTTTCACGGAACACATGAAAGATATTCTCACACAGTTTCACAATTACTTGTCATCACCTCGTCTCGTTTTGGGAATATGCATAGACGATCTTCTTGTTGAAACAGTGGCTAACATCAACCTTTTAATGGAGAAACACGAAAGGCAACACTTTGCAGGGTATGTATCTTATTTTGGGAGAACCATCCTGACACTAGTAGCAAATTTGTCAACTTCTCCTATTAGTGAGGATGAACTTGTTACTGGTGGTATGAGGTTTGTGACTAGCGTGAGCAGAAGCGGACACCATGTCATGCTTTCAGAAGATAATGTCATCAAAGATATATGCAGAGTAATTGTGATTCCAAATATGATTCTGACCACTGAAGATGAAAGAATTTTCGAAAGGAACTACATGGAGTTCATCCACAGAGACCTAGATGCAAGTGGCAGTAGAAGAAGAATAGCTTCAGAACTTTTGAATGGGCTTGCATCAAACTACGAAATGCAGGTACATGGAGTTGTTGTGCATGAGTTACAGAAGATCCATAGTTGCTTTTCAGAAAATCCGACTGCACGGTGGAGAAGTAAGGTTTGCCTCATTGACTTGGTTATTGCTCTGGATAATGATGTGCTCAGGTTAGCCTTTCAGAGAATCATTCTCTCTGATTTGCTAGAGCACATAAGTTCTGAACCGATGCTCATGGCAGGGTCCTTGAAGTTTTTAGCCATGTATGCTGGTCATGTACGAAAGCCAATTGGCATTAAACTGTTTGAGATCCTGACTCAATTGCTTCAAGAAAAGTCCAATGTTGTTCACTCATATGCAGCTAGATGCATAGAGAAGCTCGTACTAGTGAAGGAGGAAAATGGAGAGAGTAGGTACCTCGCTGGTGATTTTCATGCTGAATTAATAATCACCAACTTGTTTGCGGCATTGAAACTTGCAGGGTCAGAGGAGAATCACTATGTCATGAAGTGCATAATGCTGGTCCTTGGTGTTTCTGAAATCAGTACGGAGTCTACTGGAAGTTATATACTGGCTTTAACCTCTATGCTCACAGAAGTCTTCTGCAGAAGTTCTAAAAACCCGTTGTTCAAAGAGTTTGTTTTCGAGTCCATCTCCGTGCTTCTTCAAAGGGTGATTGAAGAAACTGTAGCTTATACACCTGCATTTGAGGAGTTCCTCTTCCCAACACTGAAGATGATCATCGACAAGGAAATCACAGAATCCATGACCTATGCACATAAGCTGATAAATCAGCTTTTGCTGTTAAATAGACCAACTCTAAGCTACTGGATTCGACTATGGCAACAGTCTACATAGAAGACTATCTGATGAGATCTCTGTTTAAGGGAAACATAAAATCTATGTCTCTTCGATCCCTTAGTATCTTGGTTACTTTTATATCTGTTTCTATAACTGGGTTGACTTACTCTCCTTATGACCTTAAACTTTGTATGTGTAATGTCTTTGTGATGGTATGTTAATCACAGTTGGACACTTTGATATggtgaaaattgaaaaatacgGCTTTTACAAAAGAGTCACTAATTAGTCTCTGTGCAAATAGAGTCGAGTGTAGCAAAGCTAAACAACATATGCTCTCAGTATAAAGCATTATAAAGGATGATTGTTACTACTTGTATAGATTTTCGACTGTTGTTCTTCAGCTTCTGTATCATTCACAACACATCGACAACCTTGTATAGCATCTATGACTCGCTTATCATCAATTCTAAACATGTAAGTCCCTGCACCCTATATATCACATAagaaattcttttgtttttcctcagATATTGATTAACTTATCGGCATCCAAGATTTATACTACCAACGGAATGCTATGTAAGAATATTGCTCTCGAATAGGAAGCTAACATTTATATGGTAAATAAAGGTACAAGTTAATCCGACTAATTGTTCCATTACTGTTTAATGAATCTTCCATCTAGCACCAAACTGTAGAAAGTTTGTAAAGTCAAACAATACCTACCACCATTGAATTGTAGATAAGACGTTCTCTGTTTTTCAGCTATAGACGGTCTAACAAGTTCTCCCGTGTATTCACTCATCTGCACAAAAACAGCGATCATCATGAGCGACACTTTCCAAAGATGAAATGATGTACCAGTTCAAGTTTAGTAAGCATCATTCAATCATCTGCTAAGATGTATTGTTTATCTTAGCAGAATTTCAAATACATCTTAGCAGAATTTCAAAGGAACTGTACTATCTAAGATAGTCTATCATCTTTAAAGATTTACTGATAACTAAAGAAGAGTGAATGCTCACCAAATGCTATAATCTCTTCCTGTATGTGTTTAAGTACCATAAACCAAATGGTACGGTAAAATTACCTACTACAGGACAAAGATCTCAACACAGACTCACAAATATAGAAATGCAAAATATCTAACACTAGatatatcttcttcctctttatcAATCT
This genomic window contains:
- the LOC104789109 gene encoding F-box protein At3g28330-like — protein: MVATSAYSLDPNVGIAGMNSEQNSSIMKVKPNSPAEINGTKRQKTNRKETSIDLPEDLVIIIMARLPPKSVVRFKLVCREWNLLTESAFFRDLYHSNFSSTSSSNWYIFHGDHESPNSSLEELKLDESSSHGDSSFASFLTRNKKKIKEIRVVACTDGLVLLRLEDEEDMMVRYYIGNPVLPQWVQLPPPSPSPYVPNPFRYGFSDTGLVTTRMHNGALLGYKVVRLHSEALKSGFSRTWSFEIYSSTTGEWSVKQVSCPGNGVSMRSISNPVSLNGKLHWPDGSRRIIVHDFFSHDDQVRAVCLPTRMQGTMWDIYETRCYKVFCPSPCGKMICTTSQGYFVLVDVGLIEEVETYNVRVWRLKCDSWNWEKAWEINMACLGLARNCVPMAINYFDIDIIYLWDLDRKCFLACNLRANTKSYGARKDGVYKVFTGFFFGIKEDGVVYDEDTICFEASPCLLQYVPSWQVVPTYIGSRNQG
- the LOC104789110 gene encoding exportin-2-like; the encoded protein is MEEFENLASYLLSTLSSDPEVRRSAEKLLSDASGVPGYGLNLLRVIATESLNEHARHAGSIFFKNYLRWLDGLASPISDSDKEQAMIAIVSLMESPLSSRIKIQLNEAATIVIGNSDCLKSWPTFIPCLISQVHKAAEAQDYASVNVFLGTADSIFRRFRHDEMMNEDELLRLKYCHEKFYDQLIQLFKKTNSLIKTLSSPTVIVVLIESLRLCCCVFFSFNFRVLPAVFTEHMKDILTQFHNYLSSPRLVLGICIDDLLVETVANINLLMEKHERQHFAGYVSYFGRTILTLVANLSTSPISEDELVTGGMRFVTSVSRSGHHVMLSEDNVIKDICRVIVIPNMILTTEDERIFERNYMEFIHRDLDASGSRRRIASELLNGLASNYEMQVHGVVVHELQKIHSCFSENPTARWRSKVCLIDLVIALDNDVLRLAFQRIILSDLLEHISSEPMLMAGSLKFLAMYAGHVRKPIGIKLFEILTQLLQEKSNVVHSYAARCIEKLVLVKEENGESRYLAGDFHAELIITNLFAALKLAGSEENHYVMKCIMLVLGVSEISTESTGSYILALTSMLTEVFCRSSKNPLFKEFVFESISVLLQRVIEETVAYTPAFEEFLFPTLKMIIDKEITESMTYAHKLINQLLLLNRPTLSYWIRLWQQST